ACAGAAGAAATTGCTGCTAAATTGGTGCGTCACGGCTACGGAGTAATTACAGGGGGAGGTCCTGGTATTATGGAAGCAGGAAACAAAGGAGCAAGGTCAGAAAAAGGAAAATCAGTAGGTTTGAATATTGTTTTGCCTTTTGAGCAGGGTGCAAATGCGTATATCGATTTGGACAAACTCATCAATTTTGATTATTTCTTCGTTCGTAAGGTAATGTTTGTAAAATATTCTCAAGGTTTTATTGTAATGCCGGGTGGATTAGGAACATTAGACGAACTTTTTGAAGCCTACACACTTATTCAGACAAAGAAAATTGCTCGTTTTCCTATTGTTTTGGTAGGTAAAGAGTTTTGGGGAGGAATGATGGACTGGATAAAAACAACTGTTTTGGAGAAAGAAAAAAATGTAAGTCCAGAAGATTTGAATTTGATTAGTGTAGTAGATACAGCAGACGAAGCTGTAAAAGTTATTGATGATTTTTATTCTAAGTATTTACTTTCTCCGAACTTCTAATATTTTTGTGTCAAAGACAAGTCTTTGCCCTACAACTCATGATACTTTTCGTAGCAGCTACTTTATTTGGAATCGGAATTCTTATTGTCTTGACAAGAAAAAATGCAATGCTTGTTTTGATGGGTATTGAACTGATGCTTACAGCTTCAATGCTAAACTTTATTGCGTTTTCGAAAGATATGAGTTCACATTTGTTTGTACTTCTGATTATCGTGGTAGCTGCTGCCGAAATTACGGTTGCCCTTGCGCTGATTTTGAAAATATATAGATATTTTGGGCATATAGAAATTGATAAAATTTTAGAAAAAGAAAAATAACTTGTCCTCGTTGACGGCTGCATTTTGAGCCTCAACGACGGCTATATTCTTTCTCACTCTGAAGAGTGAGCTACATAAAGTTGAAAAATAGTAATGCTTCATCAATTCACAGAAAAAGTAAAAGAGAGTTTAGAAAATGGTAGTTTTATCAAGATTACACTTTCTAATTTTTTGAATAATGAAAATCAAACACTCAAAAAAATTCTTATTCGTAAAACGATAATTAAGAGAGAAGAAAATCTAACTTTCGTTTACAGAAACAAAACTAATGACATTACTAAAAACTATACTCTTGATGAAGGAATAAAAGTAATTATAACATTTCTTACAAAAGAAAATCAAGAAGGATTTTTTAATCAAGCTATCTTGTTTACCACAGATTTTGATTTGCATCTGAAAAATATAAGTAAAAAGCCAAGTATTTTTTCTCAAAAGCCAACACAAAAGCAAGCTATTTCTACTTCGCATGACAAGCAAAAAAAGCGAGCTATTCAGACAAAAGACAAAAAAGGGAATTCAAAAAGTTATCTTCAAGCTCTCAAAATAACTGACCCTACAGGAAAGGTTTATAAAAACGCACAAGACAAATACAAGCAAATCAATCAATACATCGAAATTTTGAGCATTTTGTTAAAGCAACTTCCTTCTGAAAAGCCATTGCAAATTACGGATATGGGAGCAGGAAAAGGCTATCTGACATTTGCGCTGCACGATTATTTAAAAAATAATCTGAAACTCAAAGTAAATACGGTAGGTGTAGAGTTTAGAAAAGACTTGGTAGAGCTTTGTAATGAAATAGCAGTAGCATCTAATTTTGAAAACCTAAGTTTTGTAGAGGGAACGATAGAAGATTATCAAATCAAAAAAGAAGACAAAACAAATATTTTGATTGCGCTTCACGCTTGTGATACAGCGACTGATGATGCAATTTTTAAAGGAATTGAAGCTGATGCAGAACTGATTGTGGTTGCGCCTTGTTGCCATAAACAAATTCGTAGGGAAATAGAAAAAGGTAGGAAAGAATTACAAAATCAACTTTCTCCACTTACAAACTATGGTATTTTCTTGGAACGTCAAGCTGAAATGCTGACCGATACGATGCGCTGTTTGCTTCTCAATTGTTGTGGTTATCAGACCAAAGCAGTACAATTTATTTCAGATACTCATACCCCAAAAAATGTCTTGCTTATTGCCACTAAAAAAACAAGTTTTTTGGAAGAAGATAT
The DNA window shown above is from Bernardetia sp. and carries:
- a CDS encoding TIGR00730 family Rossman fold protein — encoded protein: MPYEQEENFNKDNKKTKLTSESISNEGKAEKPYQPNLDDMEGNTNAQDVLEGKTEEEKRLVRAFQKRDWSEIKSANSWVIFKVMAEFVEGFEKLARIGPCVSIFGSARTAPDHKYYKLTEEIAAKLVRHGYGVITGGGPGIMEAGNKGARSEKGKSVGLNIVLPFEQGANAYIDLDKLINFDYFFVRKVMFVKYSQGFIVMPGGLGTLDELFEAYTLIQTKKIARFPIVLVGKEFWGGMMDWIKTTVLEKEKNVSPEDLNLISVVDTADEAVKVIDDFYSKYLLSPNF
- the nuoK gene encoding NADH-quinone oxidoreductase subunit NuoK, translating into MILFVAATLFGIGILIVLTRKNAMLVLMGIELMLTASMLNFIAFSKDMSSHLFVLLIIVVAAAEITVALALILKIYRYFGHIEIDKILEKEK
- a CDS encoding class I SAM-dependent methyltransferase, with amino-acid sequence MLHQFTEKVKESLENGSFIKITLSNFLNNENQTLKKILIRKTIIKREENLTFVYRNKTNDITKNYTLDEGIKVIITFLTKENQEGFFNQAILFTTDFDLHLKNISKKPSIFSQKPTQKQAISTSHDKQKKRAIQTKDKKGNSKSYLQALKITDPTGKVYKNAQDKYKQINQYIEILSILLKQLPSEKPLQITDMGAGKGYLTFALHDYLKNNLKLKVNTVGVEFRKDLVELCNEIAVASNFENLSFVEGTIEDYQIKKEDKTNILIALHACDTATDDAIFKGIEADAELIVVAPCCHKQIRREIEKGRKELQNQLSPLTNYGIFLERQAEMLTDTMRCLLLNCCGYQTKAVQFISDTHTPKNVLLIATKKTSFLEEDMKAKHLKEFEQLKSFFGIEKHYLEQLILK